One Symphalangus syndactylus isolate Jambi chromosome 20, NHGRI_mSymSyn1-v2.1_pri, whole genome shotgun sequence DNA segment encodes these proteins:
- the HROB gene encoding homologous recombination OB-fold protein isoform X7, giving the protein MDFLSAVEDAENQFAGSLPVNAGRLRPVSSRAQETVQAQSSRLLLLHPTAPSEALGLPDLDLCLPTSSMPRADSCPSCIGTAPLRPVSTSSSWIGNQQRRVTVTEGLREPARPQSSALHPLLTFESQQQQVGGFEGPEQDEFDKVLASMELEEPGMELECGVSSEATPILPAQQREGSVLAKKARVVDLSGSCQKGPVPATHKAGIMSAQDESLDPVIQCRTPRPPLRPGAAGHLPVPTALTVPTQQSHWEVCPQRSPVQALQPLQAARGTIQSSPQNCFPCQPFQSPSSWLSGKVHLPRPRTPNSSCSTPSSTSSGLFPRIPLQPQAPVSSIGSPVGTPKGPHSSLGPQGALQTPIVTNHLVQLVTAASRTPQQPTHPSTRAKTRRFPGPAGILPHQSGRSLEDIMVSTPQTPTHGALAKFQTEIVASSQASVEEDFGRGPWLTMKSALGLDERDPSCFLCTYSIVMVLRKAALKQLPRNKVPNMAVMIKSLTRSTMDASVVFKDPTGEMQGTVHRLLLETRQNELKPGSVLLLKQIGVFSPSLRNHYLNVTPNNLVHIYSPDSGDGSFLKPSQPFPKDSGSFQHDVAAKPEEGFRTAQNLAAEASPEEELPEADDLDGLLSELPEDFFCGTSS; this is encoded by the exons ATG GATTTCTTGTCTGCTGTGGAGGATGCAGAGAACCAGTTTGCTGGCTCACTGCCTGTGAATGCTGGGCGCCTGAGACCTGTCTCTTCTAGGGCACAGGAGACTGTGCAGGCACAGTCCTCCAGGCTGCTGCTGTTACACCCTACTGCTCCCTCAGAGGCTTTGGGCCTGCCAGACCTGGACCTCTGCCTCCCTACCTCCAGCATGCCCCGTGCCGACAGCTGTCCATCATGCATAGGAACAGCTCCCCTAAGGCCTGTCTCTACTTCCAGCAGCTGGATTGGCAATCAGCAGAGAAGAGTGACAGTGACAGAAGGGCTCAGAGAGCCAGCAAGACCTCAATCCTCAGCCCTACACCCCCTACTCACCTTTGAGAGCCAACAGCAGCAAGTTGGTGGCTTTGAGGGGCCTGAACAAGACGAATTTGATAAAGTCCTGGCAAGCATGGAGTTGGAGGAGCCTGGCATGGAGCTGGAATGTGGAGTCAGCAGTGAGGCCACACCAATCCTGCCTGCCCAGCAGCGGGAGGGTTCAGTGTTGGCTAAAAAGGCCCGGGTAGTTGATCTGAGTGGATCTTGCCAGAAGGGGCCTGTGCCTGCCACCCACAAAGCAGGTATCATGTCAGCCCAGGATGAGTCTCTAGATCCTGTCATCCAATGTAGGACTCCACGACCCCCCTTGAGACCTGGTGCTGCGGGTCACCTTCCTGTTCCAACTGCCTTAACAGTTCCcactcagcaatcccactgggAAGTCTGTCCACAACGCTCCCCTGTTCAAGCACTTCAGCCTCTCCAAGCTGCTAGAGGGACCATTCAGAGCAGCCCTCAAAATTGTTTCCCTTGTCAGCCATTCCAGTCTCCAAGTTCCTGGTTAAGTGGCAAAGTTCATTTACCCAGACCTCGAACTCCCAACTCAAGCTGTTCTACTCCCTCAAGTACTAGCTCTGGATTATTTCCTCGGATACCCTTACAACCCCAAGCTCCAGTGTCTTCCATTGGGTCTCCTGTTGGTACCCCAAAAGGTCCCCATTCCTCCCTGGGTCCCCAGGGAGCTCTGCAGACACCCATAGTCACCAACCACCTGGTGCAGCTGGTCACTGCTGCCAGCCGGACACCCCAGCAGCCTACCCACCCCTCCACCCGAGCCAAAACTCGCCGTTTCCCCGGCCCAGCTGGAATCCTGCCTCACCAG AGTGGGAGAAGTCTGGAGGACATCATGGTTTCCACGCCCCAAACTCCGACCCATGGTGCTCTGGCTAAATTCCAGACAGAG ATTGTTGCTAGTTCCCAGGCATCTGTGGAGGAGGATTTTGGGCGAGGGCCCTGGCTGACAATGAAATCTGCGCTAGGCCTGGATGAGAGAGACCCTAGCTGCTTCCTCTGTACCTACAGCATTGTCATGGTGCTGCGCAAG GCAGCCCTGAAGCAGCTTCCTAGGAACAAGGTCCCCAACATGGCGGTGATGATCAAGTCCCTGACTCGGAGCACAATGGACGCCAGTGTGGTTTTCAAGGACCCCACGG GAGAGATGCAGGGGACGGTGCACAGGTTGCTGCTGGAGACGCGCCAGAATGAGCTGAAGCCTGGCTCAGTGCTGCTGCTGAAGCAG ATTGGAGTGTTTTCTCCTTCACTTCGAAATCACTACCTCAACGTGACACCCAACAACCTGGTCCATATTTACAGCCCGGATTCTGGGGATGGGAGCTTCCTCAAGCCATCTCAGCCCTTCCCCAAG
- the HROB gene encoding homologous recombination OB-fold protein isoform X13, translating into MDFLSAVEDAENQFAGSLPVNAGRLRPVSSRAQETVQAQSSRLLLLHPTAPSEALGLPDLDLCLPTSSMPRADSCPSCIGTAPLRPVSTSSSWIGNQQRRVTVTEGLREPARPQSSALHPLLTFESQQQQVGGFEGPEQDEFDKVLASMELEEPGMELECGVSSEATPILPAQQREGSVLAKKARVVDLSGSCQKGPVPATHKAGIMSAQDESLDPVIQCRTPRPPLRPGAAGHLPVPTALTVPTQQSHWEVCPQRSPVQALQPLQAARGTIQSSPQNCFPCQPFQSPSSWLSGKVHLPRPRTPNSSCSTPSSTSSGLFPRIPLQPQAPVSSIGSPVGTPKGPHSSLGPQGALQTPIVTNHLVQLVTAASRTPQQPTHPSTRAKTRRFPGPAGILPHQSGRSLEDIMVSTPQTPTHGALAKFQTEAALKQLPRNKVPNMAVMIKSLTRSTMDASVVFKDPTGEMQGTVHRLLLETRQNELKPGSVLLLKQIGVFSPSLRNHYLNVTPNNLVHIYSPDSGDGSFLKPSQPFPKDSGSFQHDVAAKPEEGFRTAQNLAAEASPEEELPEADDLDGLLSELPEDFFCGTSS; encoded by the exons ATG GATTTCTTGTCTGCTGTGGAGGATGCAGAGAACCAGTTTGCTGGCTCACTGCCTGTGAATGCTGGGCGCCTGAGACCTGTCTCTTCTAGGGCACAGGAGACTGTGCAGGCACAGTCCTCCAGGCTGCTGCTGTTACACCCTACTGCTCCCTCAGAGGCTTTGGGCCTGCCAGACCTGGACCTCTGCCTCCCTACCTCCAGCATGCCCCGTGCCGACAGCTGTCCATCATGCATAGGAACAGCTCCCCTAAGGCCTGTCTCTACTTCCAGCAGCTGGATTGGCAATCAGCAGAGAAGAGTGACAGTGACAGAAGGGCTCAGAGAGCCAGCAAGACCTCAATCCTCAGCCCTACACCCCCTACTCACCTTTGAGAGCCAACAGCAGCAAGTTGGTGGCTTTGAGGGGCCTGAACAAGACGAATTTGATAAAGTCCTGGCAAGCATGGAGTTGGAGGAGCCTGGCATGGAGCTGGAATGTGGAGTCAGCAGTGAGGCCACACCAATCCTGCCTGCCCAGCAGCGGGAGGGTTCAGTGTTGGCTAAAAAGGCCCGGGTAGTTGATCTGAGTGGATCTTGCCAGAAGGGGCCTGTGCCTGCCACCCACAAAGCAGGTATCATGTCAGCCCAGGATGAGTCTCTAGATCCTGTCATCCAATGTAGGACTCCACGACCCCCCTTGAGACCTGGTGCTGCGGGTCACCTTCCTGTTCCAACTGCCTTAACAGTTCCcactcagcaatcccactgggAAGTCTGTCCACAACGCTCCCCTGTTCAAGCACTTCAGCCTCTCCAAGCTGCTAGAGGGACCATTCAGAGCAGCCCTCAAAATTGTTTCCCTTGTCAGCCATTCCAGTCTCCAAGTTCCTGGTTAAGTGGCAAAGTTCATTTACCCAGACCTCGAACTCCCAACTCAAGCTGTTCTACTCCCTCAAGTACTAGCTCTGGATTATTTCCTCGGATACCCTTACAACCCCAAGCTCCAGTGTCTTCCATTGGGTCTCCTGTTGGTACCCCAAAAGGTCCCCATTCCTCCCTGGGTCCCCAGGGAGCTCTGCAGACACCCATAGTCACCAACCACCTGGTGCAGCTGGTCACTGCTGCCAGCCGGACACCCCAGCAGCCTACCCACCCCTCCACCCGAGCCAAAACTCGCCGTTTCCCCGGCCCAGCTGGAATCCTGCCTCACCAG AGTGGGAGAAGTCTGGAGGACATCATGGTTTCCACGCCCCAAACTCCGACCCATGGTGCTCTGGCTAAATTCCAGACAGAG GCAGCCCTGAAGCAGCTTCCTAGGAACAAGGTCCCCAACATGGCGGTGATGATCAAGTCCCTGACTCGGAGCACAATGGACGCCAGTGTGGTTTTCAAGGACCCCACGG GAGAGATGCAGGGGACGGTGCACAGGTTGCTGCTGGAGACGCGCCAGAATGAGCTGAAGCCTGGCTCAGTGCTGCTGCTGAAGCAG ATTGGAGTGTTTTCTCCTTCACTTCGAAATCACTACCTCAACGTGACACCCAACAACCTGGTCCATATTTACAGCCCGGATTCTGGGGATGGGAGCTTCCTCAAGCCATCTCAGCCCTTCCCCAAG
- the HROB gene encoding homologous recombination OB-fold protein isoform X8, with translation MACSLQQLFAVEEEFEDEDFLSAVEDAENQFAGSLPVNAGRLRPVSSRAQETVQAQSSRLLLLHPTAPSEALGLPDLDLCLPTSSMPRADSCPSCIGTAPLRPVSTSSSWIGNQQRRVTVTEGLREPARPQSSALHPLLTFESQQQQVGGFEGPEQDEFDKVLASMELEEPGMELECGVSSEATPILPAQQREGSVLAKKARVVDLSGSCQKGPVPATHKAGIMSAQDESLDPVIQCRTPRPPLRPGAAGHLPVPTALTVPTQQSHWEVCPQRSPVQALQPLQAARGTIQSSPQNCFPCQPFQSPSSWLSGKVHLPRPRTPNSSCSTPSSTSSGLFPRIPLQPQAPVSSIGSPVGTPKGPHSSLGPQGALQTPIVTNHLVQLVTAASRTPQQPTHPSTRAKTRRFPGPAGILPHQQSGRSLEDIMVSTPQTPTHGALAKFQTEQAALKQLPRNKVPNMAVMIKSLTRSTMDASVVFKDPTGEMQGTVHRLLLETRQNELKPGSVLLLKQIGVFSPSLRNHYLNVTPNNLVHIYSPDSGDGSFLKPSQPFPKDSGSFQHDVAAKPEEGFRTAQNLAAEASPEEELPEADDLDGLLSELPEDFFCGTSS, from the exons ATG gcGTGCAGTTTGCAGCAGCTGTTTGCTGTGGAAGAGGAGTTTGAAGATGAG GATTTCTTGTCTGCTGTGGAGGATGCAGAGAACCAGTTTGCTGGCTCACTGCCTGTGAATGCTGGGCGCCTGAGACCTGTCTCTTCTAGGGCACAGGAGACTGTGCAGGCACAGTCCTCCAGGCTGCTGCTGTTACACCCTACTGCTCCCTCAGAGGCTTTGGGCCTGCCAGACCTGGACCTCTGCCTCCCTACCTCCAGCATGCCCCGTGCCGACAGCTGTCCATCATGCATAGGAACAGCTCCCCTAAGGCCTGTCTCTACTTCCAGCAGCTGGATTGGCAATCAGCAGAGAAGAGTGACAGTGACAGAAGGGCTCAGAGAGCCAGCAAGACCTCAATCCTCAGCCCTACACCCCCTACTCACCTTTGAGAGCCAACAGCAGCAAGTTGGTGGCTTTGAGGGGCCTGAACAAGACGAATTTGATAAAGTCCTGGCAAGCATGGAGTTGGAGGAGCCTGGCATGGAGCTGGAATGTGGAGTCAGCAGTGAGGCCACACCAATCCTGCCTGCCCAGCAGCGGGAGGGTTCAGTGTTGGCTAAAAAGGCCCGGGTAGTTGATCTGAGTGGATCTTGCCAGAAGGGGCCTGTGCCTGCCACCCACAAAGCAGGTATCATGTCAGCCCAGGATGAGTCTCTAGATCCTGTCATCCAATGTAGGACTCCACGACCCCCCTTGAGACCTGGTGCTGCGGGTCACCTTCCTGTTCCAACTGCCTTAACAGTTCCcactcagcaatcccactgggAAGTCTGTCCACAACGCTCCCCTGTTCAAGCACTTCAGCCTCTCCAAGCTGCTAGAGGGACCATTCAGAGCAGCCCTCAAAATTGTTTCCCTTGTCAGCCATTCCAGTCTCCAAGTTCCTGGTTAAGTGGCAAAGTTCATTTACCCAGACCTCGAACTCCCAACTCAAGCTGTTCTACTCCCTCAAGTACTAGCTCTGGATTATTTCCTCGGATACCCTTACAACCCCAAGCTCCAGTGTCTTCCATTGGGTCTCCTGTTGGTACCCCAAAAGGTCCCCATTCCTCCCTGGGTCCCCAGGGAGCTCTGCAGACACCCATAGTCACCAACCACCTGGTGCAGCTGGTCACTGCTGCCAGCCGGACACCCCAGCAGCCTACCCACCCCTCCACCCGAGCCAAAACTCGCCGTTTCCCCGGCCCAGCTGGAATCCTGCCTCACCAG CAGAGTGGGAGAAGTCTGGAGGACATCATGGTTTCCACGCCCCAAACTCCGACCCATGGTGCTCTGGCTAAATTCCAGACAGAG CAGGCAGCCCTGAAGCAGCTTCCTAGGAACAAGGTCCCCAACATGGCGGTGATGATCAAGTCCCTGACTCGGAGCACAATGGACGCCAGTGTGGTTTTCAAGGACCCCACGG GAGAGATGCAGGGGACGGTGCACAGGTTGCTGCTGGAGACGCGCCAGAATGAGCTGAAGCCTGGCTCAGTGCTGCTGCTGAAGCAG ATTGGAGTGTTTTCTCCTTCACTTCGAAATCACTACCTCAACGTGACACCCAACAACCTGGTCCATATTTACAGCCCGGATTCTGGGGATGGGAGCTTCCTCAAGCCATCTCAGCCCTTCCCCAAG
- the HROB gene encoding homologous recombination OB-fold protein isoform X14 translates to MACSLQQLFAVEEEFEDEDFLSAVEDAENQFAGSLPVNAGRLRPVSSRAQETVQAQSSRLLLLHPTAPSEALGLPDLDLCLPTSSMPRADSCPSCIGTAPLRPVSTSSSWIGNQQRRVTVTEGLREPARPQSSALHPLLTFESQQQQVGGFEGPEQDEFDKVLASMELEEPGMELECGVSSEATPILPAQQREGSVLAKKARVVDLSGSCQKGPVPATHKAGIMSAQDESLDPVIQCRTPRPPLRPGAAGHLPVPTALTVPTQQSHWEVCPQRSPVQALQPLQAARGTIQSSPQNCFPCQPFQSPSSWLSGKVHLPRPRTPNSSCSTPSSTSSGLFPRIPLQPQAPVSSIGSPVGTPKGPHSSLGPQGALQTPIVTNHLVQLVTAASRTPQQPTHPSTRAKTRRFPGPAGILPHQAALKQLPRNKVPNMAVMIKSLTRSTMDASVVFKDPTGEMQGTVHRLLLETRQNELKPGSVLLLKQIGVFSPSLRNHYLNVTPNNLVHIYSPDSGDGSFLKPSQPFPKDSGSFQHDVAAKPEEGFRTAQNLAAEASPEEELPEADDLDGLLSELPEDFFCGTSS, encoded by the exons ATG gcGTGCAGTTTGCAGCAGCTGTTTGCTGTGGAAGAGGAGTTTGAAGATGAG GATTTCTTGTCTGCTGTGGAGGATGCAGAGAACCAGTTTGCTGGCTCACTGCCTGTGAATGCTGGGCGCCTGAGACCTGTCTCTTCTAGGGCACAGGAGACTGTGCAGGCACAGTCCTCCAGGCTGCTGCTGTTACACCCTACTGCTCCCTCAGAGGCTTTGGGCCTGCCAGACCTGGACCTCTGCCTCCCTACCTCCAGCATGCCCCGTGCCGACAGCTGTCCATCATGCATAGGAACAGCTCCCCTAAGGCCTGTCTCTACTTCCAGCAGCTGGATTGGCAATCAGCAGAGAAGAGTGACAGTGACAGAAGGGCTCAGAGAGCCAGCAAGACCTCAATCCTCAGCCCTACACCCCCTACTCACCTTTGAGAGCCAACAGCAGCAAGTTGGTGGCTTTGAGGGGCCTGAACAAGACGAATTTGATAAAGTCCTGGCAAGCATGGAGTTGGAGGAGCCTGGCATGGAGCTGGAATGTGGAGTCAGCAGTGAGGCCACACCAATCCTGCCTGCCCAGCAGCGGGAGGGTTCAGTGTTGGCTAAAAAGGCCCGGGTAGTTGATCTGAGTGGATCTTGCCAGAAGGGGCCTGTGCCTGCCACCCACAAAGCAGGTATCATGTCAGCCCAGGATGAGTCTCTAGATCCTGTCATCCAATGTAGGACTCCACGACCCCCCTTGAGACCTGGTGCTGCGGGTCACCTTCCTGTTCCAACTGCCTTAACAGTTCCcactcagcaatcccactgggAAGTCTGTCCACAACGCTCCCCTGTTCAAGCACTTCAGCCTCTCCAAGCTGCTAGAGGGACCATTCAGAGCAGCCCTCAAAATTGTTTCCCTTGTCAGCCATTCCAGTCTCCAAGTTCCTGGTTAAGTGGCAAAGTTCATTTACCCAGACCTCGAACTCCCAACTCAAGCTGTTCTACTCCCTCAAGTACTAGCTCTGGATTATTTCCTCGGATACCCTTACAACCCCAAGCTCCAGTGTCTTCCATTGGGTCTCCTGTTGGTACCCCAAAAGGTCCCCATTCCTCCCTGGGTCCCCAGGGAGCTCTGCAGACACCCATAGTCACCAACCACCTGGTGCAGCTGGTCACTGCTGCCAGCCGGACACCCCAGCAGCCTACCCACCCCTCCACCCGAGCCAAAACTCGCCGTTTCCCCGGCCCAGCTGGAATCCTGCCTCACCAG GCAGCCCTGAAGCAGCTTCCTAGGAACAAGGTCCCCAACATGGCGGTGATGATCAAGTCCCTGACTCGGAGCACAATGGACGCCAGTGTGGTTTTCAAGGACCCCACGG GAGAGATGCAGGGGACGGTGCACAGGTTGCTGCTGGAGACGCGCCAGAATGAGCTGAAGCCTGGCTCAGTGCTGCTGCTGAAGCAG ATTGGAGTGTTTTCTCCTTCACTTCGAAATCACTACCTCAACGTGACACCCAACAACCTGGTCCATATTTACAGCCCGGATTCTGGGGATGGGAGCTTCCTCAAGCCATCTCAGCCCTTCCCCAAG
- the HROB gene encoding homologous recombination OB-fold protein isoform X15, whose protein sequence is MPRADSCPSCIGTAPLRPVSTSSSWIGNQQRRVTVTEGLREPARPQSSALHPLLTFESQQQQVGGFEGPEQDEFDKVLASMELEEPGMELECGVSSEATPILPAQQREGSVLAKKARVVDLSGSCQKGPVPATHKAGIMSAQDESLDPVIQCRTPRPPLRPGAAGHLPVPTALTVPTQQSHWEVCPQRSPVQALQPLQAARGTIQSSPQNCFPCQPFQSPSSWLSGKVHLPRPRTPNSSCSTPSSTSSGLFPRIPLQPQAPVSSIGSPVGTPKGPHSSLGPQGALQTPIVTNHLVQLVTAASRTPQQPTHPSTRAKTRRFPGPAGILPHQQSGRSLEDIMVSTPQTPTHGALAKFQTEIVASSQASVEEDFGRGPWLTMKSALGLDERDPSCFLCTYSIVMVLRKQAALKQLPRNKVPNMAVMIKSLTRSTMDASVVFKDPTGEMQGTVHRLLLETRQNELKPGSVLLLKQIGVFSPSLRNHYLNVTPNNLVHIYSPDSGDGSFLKPSQPFPKDSGSFQHDVAAKPEEGFRTAQNLAAEASPEEELPEADDLDGLLSELPEDFFCGTSS, encoded by the exons ATGCCCCGTGCCGACAGCTGTCCATCATGCATAGGAACAGCTCCCCTAAGGCCTGTCTCTACTTCCAGCAGCTGGATTGGCAATCAGCAGAGAAGAGTGACAGTGACAGAAGGGCTCAGAGAGCCAGCAAGACCTCAATCCTCAGCCCTACACCCCCTACTCACCTTTGAGAGCCAACAGCAGCAAGTTGGTGGCTTTGAGGGGCCTGAACAAGACGAATTTGATAAAGTCCTGGCAAGCATGGAGTTGGAGGAGCCTGGCATGGAGCTGGAATGTGGAGTCAGCAGTGAGGCCACACCAATCCTGCCTGCCCAGCAGCGGGAGGGTTCAGTGTTGGCTAAAAAGGCCCGGGTAGTTGATCTGAGTGGATCTTGCCAGAAGGGGCCTGTGCCTGCCACCCACAAAGCAGGTATCATGTCAGCCCAGGATGAGTCTCTAGATCCTGTCATCCAATGTAGGACTCCACGACCCCCCTTGAGACCTGGTGCTGCGGGTCACCTTCCTGTTCCAACTGCCTTAACAGTTCCcactcagcaatcccactgggAAGTCTGTCCACAACGCTCCCCTGTTCAAGCACTTCAGCCTCTCCAAGCTGCTAGAGGGACCATTCAGAGCAGCCCTCAAAATTGTTTCCCTTGTCAGCCATTCCAGTCTCCAAGTTCCTGGTTAAGTGGCAAAGTTCATTTACCCAGACCTCGAACTCCCAACTCAAGCTGTTCTACTCCCTCAAGTACTAGCTCTGGATTATTTCCTCGGATACCCTTACAACCCCAAGCTCCAGTGTCTTCCATTGGGTCTCCTGTTGGTACCCCAAAAGGTCCCCATTCCTCCCTGGGTCCCCAGGGAGCTCTGCAGACACCCATAGTCACCAACCACCTGGTGCAGCTGGTCACTGCTGCCAGCCGGACACCCCAGCAGCCTACCCACCCCTCCACCCGAGCCAAAACTCGCCGTTTCCCCGGCCCAGCTGGAATCCTGCCTCACCAG CAGAGTGGGAGAAGTCTGGAGGACATCATGGTTTCCACGCCCCAAACTCCGACCCATGGTGCTCTGGCTAAATTCCAGACAGAG ATTGTTGCTAGTTCCCAGGCATCTGTGGAGGAGGATTTTGGGCGAGGGCCCTGGCTGACAATGAAATCTGCGCTAGGCCTGGATGAGAGAGACCCTAGCTGCTTCCTCTGTACCTACAGCATTGTCATGGTGCTGCGCAAG CAGGCAGCCCTGAAGCAGCTTCCTAGGAACAAGGTCCCCAACATGGCGGTGATGATCAAGTCCCTGACTCGGAGCACAATGGACGCCAGTGTGGTTTTCAAGGACCCCACGG GAGAGATGCAGGGGACGGTGCACAGGTTGCTGCTGGAGACGCGCCAGAATGAGCTGAAGCCTGGCTCAGTGCTGCTGCTGAAGCAG ATTGGAGTGTTTTCTCCTTCACTTCGAAATCACTACCTCAACGTGACACCCAACAACCTGGTCCATATTTACAGCCCGGATTCTGGGGATGGGAGCTTCCTCAAGCCATCTCAGCCCTTCCCCAAG